A window of Exiguobacterium sp. FSL W8-0210 contains these coding sequences:
- a CDS encoding metalloprotease family protein, which produces MTAETVLHLISYILLIFIVVAIHEMIHLLFAWVFRRRPTVKLDRFLTPIVRYENNQNDWQNLIIAASAPAILFSFGIWIEGEGGGWVLVKILCLSNVFNFFPVTTDGQMILLSCLRMIRKEQSRNDAL; this is translated from the coding sequence ATGACAGCTGAGACAGTTCTGCATCTTATCAGCTATATTCTTCTGATTTTCATTGTCGTAGCGATACACGAAATGATCCATTTATTGTTCGCATGGGTGTTTCGACGGCGACCGACAGTGAAACTCGATCGATTTTTAACGCCAATCGTCCGCTATGAGAATAATCAGAATGACTGGCAAAATTTAATCATTGCTGCTTCTGCACCTGCGATTTTATTTTCGTTCGGTATTTGGATAGAAGGAGAAGGCGGTGGATGGGTCTTAGTTAAAATTTTATGTTTATCAAATGTATTTAATTTTTTCCCGGTGACAACAGACGGCCAGATGATCCTGTTATCCTGCTTAAGAATGATTAGAAAAGAACAGAGCAGAAATGACGCTCTGTAA
- a CDS encoding zinc-binding dehydrogenase has protein sequence MIYVASCAAGTAAVLIAKAKGLQVTAVCNGQNAERVKALGADHVIDYTKDGYDGLLLKYDAVFDASGKINKTKAKRHVKQNKSLHPSRGKAWRDNGKKIYTV, from the coding sequence TTGATTTACGTTGCATCGTGCGCTGCAGGAACGGCTGCTGTTCTAATCGCAAAAGCAAAAGGGCTGCAGGTGACGGCTGTCTGTAATGGACAAAATGCGGAGCGGGTCAAAGCGCTCGGTGCCGATCACGTCATCGATTATACAAAGGACGGCTACGATGGATTGTTGCTGAAGTACGATGCCGTCTTCGATGCGTCTGGAAAGATTAATAAGACGAAAGCGAAACGGCACGTCAAACAAAACAAGTCTTTGCATCCGTCGCGGGGTAAGGCATGGCGAGATAACGGAAAGAAGATATACACTGTTTGA
- a CDS encoding MarR family winged helix-turn-helix transcriptional regulator, protein MTFTFESSMQHWNAIQRLHGRYSKEVNDVLRPKGLSKSQFDLLMTLYHQESATQKSLERTLELSSGAISQTVKKLLAEHLVIRKRINREKRVLLTEQGTKLIQTSAPEIEEIDDRYFRAFTSKDHETFDQLLHKMQSDHF, encoded by the coding sequence ATGACCTTCACATTCGAATCCTCGATGCAGCACTGGAACGCCATTCAGCGACTCCATGGCCGTTATTCGAAAGAAGTCAACGATGTGTTGAGACCAAAAGGACTCTCGAAGTCCCAATTCGATTTATTGATGACCTTGTATCACCAAGAAAGTGCGACGCAAAAATCACTTGAACGAACGCTTGAACTCTCAAGTGGCGCCATTTCACAAACGGTCAAGAAATTACTTGCTGAACATCTCGTCATCCGGAAACGGATCAATCGAGAAAAGCGGGTTTTGTTGACAGAACAGGGAACGAAGTTGATCCAAACGTCCGCTCCTGAAATCGAGGAAATCGATGATCGTTATTTCCGCGCCTTTACATCAAAGGACCACGAAACGTTTGATCAATTGCTGCATAAGATGCAGAGCGATCATTTTTAA
- a CDS encoding GNAT family N-acetyltransferase, translating to MNIRQLSVHENPPMELLLAADPSQKLVESYAKRGYCFVAERNDQWIGVYVLLPTRPQTIEIVNIAVDESHQGQGIGKNLLRHAIRTAKTLGYTTVEIGTGNSSIGQLALYQKCGFRIVGVDLNFFLRHYEEVIIENGIRCTDMIRLSQDI from the coding sequence ATGAACATCCGACAATTATCCGTCCATGAAAATCCACCGATGGAGCTCTTGCTAGCAGCGGACCCGTCTCAAAAGTTAGTCGAAAGCTATGCAAAAAGAGGTTATTGTTTTGTCGCTGAAAGGAATGACCAATGGATTGGTGTATATGTACTTCTCCCGACAAGACCTCAAACGATAGAAATCGTAAATATCGCAGTAGATGAGTCGCATCAAGGACAAGGTATCGGAAAAAATCTTTTACGACATGCGATTCGCACAGCGAAAACACTGGGGTATACGACCGTTGAAATCGGGACGGGCAATTCAAGCATTGGACAGCTAGCACTTTACCAAAAATGTGGATTCAGAATCGTTGGAGTCGATTTAAACTTCTTCTTGAGACACTATGAAGAGGTGATCATCGAAAACGGGATCCGGTGCACGGATATGATTCGGTTATCGCAAGATATATAA
- the arr gene encoding NAD(+)--rifampin ADP-ribosyltransferase, which yields MKTVEGPFFHGTKATLQIGDELKPGHASNFREHPLQHIYFTATLDAAKWGAELAQSDAPEHIYLVEPLGAYEDDPNLTNKRFPGNPTRSYRSTEPVKIIAELGTWERHADEEIETMKASLQRLRAEGKDTIID from the coding sequence ATGAAAACAGTCGAAGGTCCATTTTTCCATGGCACGAAAGCGACACTTCAAATCGGTGACGAATTAAAGCCGGGACATGCATCGAATTTTCGAGAACATCCGCTTCAACATATCTATTTCACAGCAACGCTCGATGCAGCGAAGTGGGGCGCGGAGCTCGCACAATCTGACGCTCCAGAGCACATCTACCTCGTCGAGCCGCTCGGAGCGTATGAAGATGATCCGAATTTAACGAACAAACGATTTCCAGGCAATCCGACCAGGTCGTATCGTTCGACTGAACCTGTGAAGATCATCGCTGAACTCGGAACGTGGGAACGGCATGCGGACGAAGAGATTGAGACGATGAAAGCATCGCTTCAGCGGTTACGAGCAGAAGGGAAGGACACGATTATCGATTAA
- a CDS encoding ATP-binding cassette domain-containing protein — MIEIDGLKKSFKKNRVIDALSASFSSTGVSVIVGTNGSGKTTLLNMLTNLLEADGGGIRIDGITPGSQAYKSKFFYLPSDFYLPGYMTGKEYVQFVLSRYETSEEDKAPLLIDLLDLADGQNKTIESYSFGMKKKIQIVAAIAANTDYIIADEIFGGLDFDTSLLVQELFAAVSTTKKVIIVSHERNTIDRFPEDIRLMRQGSLVNFEGTPEELTDVIKQEEVLREKLDIVSKHFMSTEILL, encoded by the coding sequence ATGATTGAAATCGATGGTTTGAAAAAATCATTTAAAAAGAATCGCGTTATCGATGCGTTATCAGCATCATTTTCTTCAACGGGTGTCTCTGTCATAGTTGGAACAAATGGCAGTGGAAAGACGACACTATTGAATATGTTGACGAATTTGCTAGAAGCTGACGGTGGCGGCATTCGAATTGATGGTATTACACCTGGTAGTCAGGCATACAAATCTAAATTTTTCTATCTTCCTTCTGACTTTTATTTACCAGGCTACATGACTGGTAAGGAATATGTACAGTTCGTTTTAAGTCGATATGAGACAAGTGAAGAGGATAAAGCTCCTCTTTTAATAGACTTACTCGATTTGGCGGACGGTCAAAATAAAACCATTGAGTCGTATTCCTTTGGTATGAAGAAAAAAATTCAAATTGTCGCAGCCATTGCTGCCAATACTGACTATATAATTGCTGATGAAATTTTCGGCGGACTTGATTTTGATACGTCTTTGCTCGTTCAGGAACTGTTTGCAGCAGTCAGCACGACGAAAAAAGTGATTATCGTCTCTCATGAACGAAATACGATTGATCGTTTTCCCGAAGATATACGACTTATGAGACAAGGTTCACTTGTCAATTTTGAAGGAACACCAGAGGAATTGACGGATGTTATTAAACAAGAGGAGGTCTTACGTGAAAAGCTCGACATCGTCAGCAAACATTTTATGTCTACTGAAATTCTTCTATAA
- a CDS encoding TerC family protein: MTLLIAFLAIVFIMLALDLGVFHRKAHEVSLREAWTWTFVWIAIAIAFGGWLYFDQGSSAAVEYTSVYFIEKALAIDNVFVFSLVFAYFAIPLKYQHKVLFWGILGAIFFRVIFIVAGVSLLENFAWVYYIFGAFLVYTGWMMYKNIGQETSLEENKTIRWLEKRLPITQDISSGKFAKRIDGKLFFTPLLIALVFIEISDIVFAVDSVAASFAYSRDPYIIFYANIMAILGLRSLYFVLANLIDRFYYLKHGLSFMLVFIGAKMIFSDVYKMPIWMSLGTIVLVILISVFYSFYKTKPGK, encoded by the coding sequence TTGACACTACTCATTGCTTTTCTAGCCATCGTTTTCATCATGCTCGCTCTTGACCTTGGAGTCTTCCATCGTAAGGCACATGAAGTTTCACTTCGGGAGGCCTGGACGTGGACGTTCGTCTGGATCGCGATTGCGATCGCCTTCGGGGGCTGGCTCTACTTCGATCAAGGTAGCTCCGCTGCTGTCGAATATACGAGCGTTTATTTCATCGAGAAGGCTCTCGCGATTGATAACGTCTTCGTCTTCTCACTCGTCTTCGCGTACTTCGCGATTCCATTGAAGTACCAGCACAAAGTCTTATTCTGGGGTATTCTTGGCGCAATCTTCTTCCGCGTCATCTTCATCGTCGCTGGTGTTTCGTTGCTTGAGAACTTCGCTTGGGTCTACTACATCTTCGGAGCGTTCCTCGTCTACACTGGTTGGATGATGTACAAAAACATCGGTCAAGAGACGTCGCTCGAAGAAAACAAAACGATTCGTTGGTTAGAGAAACGTTTACCGATCACGCAAGACATCTCGTCTGGTAAGTTCGCAAAACGAATTGATGGGAAACTGTTCTTCACGCCACTCTTGATCGCGCTTGTCTTCATCGAGATCTCGGATATCGTCTTCGCCGTCGACTCGGTCGCAGCAAGCTTCGCGTACTCGCGTGATCCGTATATCATCTTCTATGCGAACATCATGGCGATCCTTGGACTTCGTAGTCTCTACTTCGTCCTCGCGAACTTGATTGATCGTTTCTACTACTTGAAACACGGTCTTAGCTTCATGCTCGTCTTCATCGGAGCGAAGATGATCTTCAGTGACGTCTACAAAATGCCAATCTGGATGTCGCTCGGTACAATCGTCCTCGTCATCTTGATCAGCGTCTTCTACAGCTTCTATAAGACGAAGCCAGGGAAATAA
- a CDS encoding MFS transporter, whose product MNQLNSRIQEEQVPRNGGLALLALAISAFGIGTTEFVPVGLLAAIAGDLNIGITLAGLIISGYAIGVAVGAPILTALTNRMNRKTLLMALMVVFIAGNLVSAISPTFELLIVARFITAFSHGVFFSIGATIAVQLVPEHKKASAIALMFTGLTVATVTGVPLGTFIGQSFGWRATFFAVAALGIIAIIASFFLIPKDLKQSPPAKFSDMFKLLTNGRLMLGFLITALGYSGTFVAFTYLTPIMQDVTKISPSLISIILLVYGIAVAIGNTVGGKLANGNPIKALFYMFIIHAIVMIALSFMIPFKVAGIIGIILMGLLAFMNVPGLQLYIVQLAEKYVPAAVDVASALNIAAFNIGIALGATIGGLVTDTIGLVHTPWVGGIMVILTVILTGVSRRLEHQ is encoded by the coding sequence ATGAATCAATTAAACTCACGGATCCAGGAGGAACAGGTCCCAAGAAACGGCGGACTTGCCCTACTTGCCTTAGCCATCAGCGCCTTTGGGATCGGTACGACGGAATTCGTTCCCGTCGGACTGCTCGCAGCGATCGCTGGTGACTTAAATATCGGTATCACACTCGCTGGTCTCATCATCTCTGGTTACGCAATCGGTGTCGCCGTCGGTGCACCCATCCTGACGGCACTGACGAACCGAATGAATCGGAAAACGTTACTGATGGCATTAATGGTCGTCTTCATCGCTGGTAACCTCGTCTCAGCGATTTCACCGACGTTTGAATTGTTGATCGTGGCTCGTTTCATCACTGCTTTCTCGCACGGTGTCTTCTTCTCAATCGGTGCGACGATTGCCGTCCAGCTCGTACCGGAGCATAAAAAAGCGAGTGCCATCGCCTTGATGTTCACAGGTCTGACAGTCGCAACGGTCACAGGTGTTCCACTTGGGACATTCATCGGTCAATCATTCGGCTGGCGCGCGACGTTCTTCGCGGTTGCTGCACTCGGAATCATTGCGATCATCGCAAGCTTCTTCTTGATTCCAAAAGACTTGAAACAATCACCACCTGCTAAGTTCTCCGACATGTTCAAACTGTTGACGAACGGACGCTTGATGCTCGGCTTCTTGATCACTGCCCTCGGTTACAGTGGAACGTTCGTCGCCTTTACGTACTTGACACCAATCATGCAGGACGTCACGAAAATCAGTCCGAGCTTAATCAGTATCATTCTGCTCGTCTACGGAATCGCGGTTGCGATCGGAAACACGGTCGGCGGAAAACTCGCGAACGGTAATCCGATTAAAGCGTTGTTCTATATGTTTATTATCCATGCCATCGTCATGATCGCCCTCTCGTTCATGATTCCGTTCAAGGTCGCCGGTATCATCGGTATCATCTTAATGGGACTCCTTGCGTTCATGAACGTCCCTGGACTACAGCTCTATATCGTCCAGTTGGCTGAAAAATATGTCCCAGCAGCAGTCGATGTTGCATCTGCCTTGAATATCGCAGCCTTTAACATCGGCATCGCACTCGGAGCAACGATTGGTGGTCTCGTCACCGATACGATCGGTCTCGTCCACACGCCATGGGTCGGCGGGATCATGGTCATTCTTACCGTCATCTTGACAGGTGTCTCGCGTCGTCTCGAACATCAATAA
- a CDS encoding YdeI/OmpD-associated family protein, which translates to MEITDVLRFTNREDFRQWLTKHADHVSFCWVMLSRKQSGEGLLYLDAVEEALCFGWIDGIVKKTADGELAQRFTPRRKNSNWTELNKERVRRLERLGLMQPSGRQVLPDMRPDAFVIDDVIKTRLQEDPVVHEQFNDFPELYRRIRIDTIQSVRKDPALYEKRLQTLIEKTKLNQMYGQWNDGGRLLLEELPETESEADRSDR; encoded by the coding sequence ATGGAGATCACGGACGTCTTACGGTTCACTAATCGCGAGGACTTTCGACAATGGTTGACGAAACACGCGGATCACGTATCCTTTTGTTGGGTGATGCTCAGTCGAAAACAGTCAGGAGAAGGTTTACTCTATCTTGATGCCGTCGAGGAGGCACTTTGTTTCGGCTGGATTGATGGAATTGTGAAGAAGACAGCGGACGGTGAACTGGCGCAACGGTTCACCCCGCGTCGAAAGAACAGTAACTGGACCGAACTAAATAAGGAACGGGTCCGTCGCTTAGAACGGCTCGGTTTGATGCAACCGTCCGGACGACAAGTTCTCCCGGATATGCGACCTGATGCGTTCGTTATTGATGACGTAATAAAGACGCGTCTACAAGAAGACCCGGTCGTTCATGAACAGTTTAATGACTTCCCGGAGCTCTATCGACGCATCCGGATTGATACGATTCAAAGTGTACGTAAGGATCCCGCTCTCTATGAAAAACGTCTGCAAACGTTGATTGAAAAAACGAAACTGAATCAGATGTACGGTCAATGGAATGACGGAGGTCGTCTCTTACTCGAAGAGCTTCCGGAGACGGAATCAGAGGCTGATCGGTCAGACCGCTAA
- a CDS encoding MFS transporter has protein sequence MSNWKYPGLLLLGVGVSNIGAWVYFIALNLIVLERTGSAFAVSVLYILLPISALLTSLWSGSVVDRINQRRLLVILDVGRAVLVFSLTLIDSLYVLYALVFILNIGNTLFETSSLIYMTKIVPEISRQRFNALKNFIQSAGFILGPSIAGFLFLIGSPETAIVLNAGALLCSATLLSVLPDVRLAATTAVPFSLRVILKDWKETFQFARTRRYITLVYAFYALMIVLMSGLDSLEASFATIVLQMDESTYGFLVSIAGIGIICGSAVNATFTHRLSLRFLIQFGALMTPVGYLIFASATSFLIAAIGFFLLSFALAFANTGFMTFAQTHIPVELMGRFLSSIHVVQSTGVILLTALIGLYAETSIRLTYTVASVSFLLIGGLIVFIVQDRTKRQYFTTETDETIKLSS, from the coding sequence ATGTCGAATTGGAAATACCCTGGATTGCTGTTACTTGGTGTCGGTGTCTCGAACATTGGAGCTTGGGTCTACTTCATCGCTTTGAATTTAATCGTCCTCGAACGAACGGGATCGGCGTTCGCCGTCTCCGTTCTCTATATCCTGTTACCGATCTCCGCGCTGTTGACGAGTCTTTGGTCCGGCAGTGTCGTCGATCGAATCAATCAACGTCGCTTGCTCGTAATACTTGACGTCGGGCGCGCCGTGCTCGTCTTTTCACTGACATTGATCGATTCATTGTATGTTCTTTATGCGCTCGTCTTCATCTTGAACATCGGTAACACGCTATTTGAGACATCCTCATTGATCTACATGACGAAGATCGTGCCAGAGATTAGTCGCCAACGGTTCAATGCATTAAAGAATTTCATTCAGTCGGCCGGTTTCATTCTCGGACCATCGATTGCCGGCTTTTTATTTTTAATCGGTTCTCCTGAGACGGCGATTGTCCTCAACGCGGGAGCACTGTTGTGTTCTGCCACTCTATTGTCCGTCTTGCCTGACGTCCGCTTGGCGGCGACTACAGCAGTCCCCTTCTCACTCCGAGTGATTCTTAAGGACTGGAAAGAAACCTTTCAGTTTGCACGGACTCGGCGCTACATCACGCTCGTCTACGCCTTCTATGCGCTGATGATCGTCTTGATGAGCGGACTCGATTCGCTTGAAGCCTCGTTTGCGACGATCGTTTTGCAGATGGACGAGAGTACGTATGGATTCCTCGTCAGTATCGCCGGAATCGGCATCATCTGTGGTTCCGCGGTCAATGCAACCTTTACGCATCGCTTGTCGCTCCGGTTCTTGATCCAGTTTGGGGCACTGATGACGCCTGTCGGTTACTTGATCTTTGCCTCGGCGACGTCATTCTTGATTGCAGCGATCGGCTTTTTCTTGCTAAGTTTTGCCCTTGCATTCGCAAACACTGGCTTCATGACGTTTGCTCAAACACACATTCCGGTCGAATTGATGGGACGGTTCCTCAGTAGCATCCACGTTGTACAATCGACTGGTGTCATTCTACTGACTGCCTTGATCGGTCTATATGCCGAGACCTCGATCCGCTTGACGTATACCGTTGCTTCAGTTAGCTTCCTCCTGATTGGTGGCTTGATCGTCTTCATCGTGCAAGACCGAACGAAACGTCAATATTTTACGACCGAAACCGATGAAACGATTAAACTTTCGTCATGA
- a CDS encoding GGDEF domain-containing protein has product MWNTLNHLILNVALTFFFVLISLFFFKRFQFRNTLDSWLKKNLLVLILATGAGYWVIHNAITYEGFRFDLSITLIVIAFIYGGISSGFITTLVFASLQTFVFHSNHAFWLVGTYLIVSIVVLYLQNEAPDRFISFPIIFSIALILCLPFVQHVRPNDVTAMTVFLVGNGCAGLLLHSILHQVRWHFHQVRMHRRLALTDMLTGLDNRRHLEETVQRYKSQQMNFSIMIIDVDHFKQVNDTYGHDRGDHILRQISALLTSYCPPSCVLGRFGGEEFMMLLPEYSLPETRRIAEQICEASATRTYELSATEPLQVTLSIGVSRQTHQPSEIYNFLQTIQQADAALYQAKKSGRNRVFHHDPLR; this is encoded by the coding sequence ATGTGGAATACATTGAATCATCTCATCCTCAACGTCGCTTTAACCTTTTTCTTCGTGCTCATCTCTCTATTCTTTTTTAAGCGGTTTCAATTCCGAAATACGCTCGACAGTTGGCTGAAAAAAAATCTGTTAGTGCTCATTCTTGCAACCGGTGCCGGCTACTGGGTCATTCACAATGCCATCACCTATGAGGGATTTCGTTTCGATTTGTCGATTACTTTAATCGTCATCGCCTTCATCTATGGAGGCATCAGTAGCGGCTTCATTACGACGCTCGTCTTCGCTTCCCTTCAAACGTTTGTTTTTCATTCCAATCATGCATTTTGGCTTGTCGGTACGTATCTAATCGTCAGCATCGTTGTCTTATACTTACAAAATGAAGCACCGGATCGCTTTATCTCGTTTCCGATCATTTTTTCAATCGCACTCATTCTTTGTTTACCATTCGTTCAACATGTTCGTCCGAATGACGTGACGGCGATGACGGTATTTCTCGTCGGAAACGGCTGTGCCGGTCTCCTGCTACACAGTATTTTGCATCAAGTCCGCTGGCACTTCCATCAAGTCCGGATGCATCGGCGTCTCGCTTTGACGGATATGTTGACGGGACTTGATAATCGGCGCCATTTAGAAGAGACGGTCCAACGATATAAATCACAACAGATGAACTTTTCAATCATGATCATCGATGTCGATCATTTCAAACAGGTCAACGATACATACGGTCATGATCGAGGGGATCATATCTTACGACAAATCAGTGCCTTGCTTACGTCCTATTGTCCCCCTTCTTGTGTGCTCGGGCGATTCGGCGGTGAAGAATTCATGATGCTGTTACCAGAATATTCATTGCCTGAGACGCGTCGAATCGCGGAACAAATTTGTGAAGCCAGTGCCACGCGAACGTATGAGTTATCAGCGACGGAACCGCTACAAGTGACGTTATCGATTGGTGTGTCTCGCCAAACCCATCAACCGTCTGAGATCTACAATTTTCTACAGACAATCCAGCAGGCAGACGCTGCCCTCTATCAAGCGAAAAAGAGTGGTCGGAATCGTGTCTTTCATCATGACCCGTTACGATAA
- a CDS encoding IS30 family transposase, whose translation MSYVHLTTSERVKIETYLELGFSMRKIAQHLGRQPSTISRELKRNPSYNAINAGLRYEMQKKNCGARTLFSTSLGSCILSKLRETWSPEQIAGRLFHEQGPSYSTIYRWIYKGFIKSDLGVLRQKGKRQKPRETRGRFNIGLPISKRPSDVRGRETFGHWELDTVVSGRGQTKACVATFIERKSRFYIVLPMVDRSSHSMEHAIQTLYSSFPSGTFQTMTTDRGKEFSCHERIQDSLGIPMYFADPYSSWQRGSNENANGLLREFFPKGTNFGMINKTELDYALSRINNRPRKCLDWKTAYEVFSEEVLRLI comes from the coding sequence ATGAGCTATGTTCATCTTACCACATCAGAAAGAGTCAAAATAGAAACTTATCTAGAGCTTGGATTTTCAATGCGAAAGATCGCTCAGCATCTCGGACGACAGCCGTCCACGATTTCACGTGAGCTCAAACGGAATCCTTCCTACAATGCGATCAACGCCGGACTGCGTTATGAGATGCAAAAAAAGAATTGTGGAGCACGCACGCTGTTCAGCACTTCGCTTGGCTCATGTATCCTTTCGAAACTGCGAGAGACATGGTCTCCCGAACAGATCGCCGGACGGCTCTTTCACGAACAGGGACCATCGTACAGTACAATCTATCGATGGATATATAAAGGATTCATCAAGAGCGATTTAGGCGTTTTACGACAAAAAGGAAAGCGCCAAAAGCCACGTGAGACAAGAGGTCGCTTCAACATCGGGCTTCCGATCAGTAAACGTCCGTCGGACGTCCGGGGTCGAGAAACGTTCGGGCATTGGGAGTTGGATACTGTCGTATCAGGACGAGGGCAGACAAAGGCGTGTGTTGCGACATTCATCGAACGTAAAAGTCGGTTCTATATCGTACTACCGATGGTCGACCGTTCTTCTCACTCGATGGAACATGCCATCCAAACACTTTACTCTTCTTTCCCATCGGGAACGTTTCAAACCATGACGACGGATCGCGGTAAGGAGTTCAGCTGTCACGAACGGATACAGGACTCTCTTGGTATCCCAATGTACTTTGCGGATCCCTATTCTTCATGGCAACGTGGCAGCAATGAGAATGCAAATGGTCTTCTCCGTGAGTTCTTCCCAAAGGGAACCAACTTCGGAATGATCAACAAGACAGAATTAGATTACGCACTTTCTAGAATCAACAATCGACCAAGGAAGTGTTTGGATTGGAAAACTGCATACGAGGTCTTTTCCGAAGAAGTGTTGCGCTTAATTTGA
- a CDS encoding MarR family transcriptional regulator produces the protein MACRHKIAAYHNQQIKRANDFLKHWDLSHTNLEVLRCLHTTSCTSQKEIAERIQVTEGTISHGIKRLFDRQLITRQRKWNTNYLLLTEKGTAILQEVVPAYERFIKNNSPL, from the coding sequence ATGGCATGCCGGCATAAAATTGCGGCCTATCATAATCAACAAATCAAGCGTGCCAACGATTTCTTAAAACACTGGGATCTTTCCCATACGAATCTGGAAGTATTACGTTGCTTACACACGACCTCATGCACGAGTCAGAAGGAAATCGCCGAACGGATCCAAGTGACCGAGGGCACGATTTCACACGGAATCAAACGACTGTTCGACCGGCAACTGATCACGCGTCAACGGAAATGGAATACGAACTATCTTCTGCTGACGGAAAAAGGAACAGCCATCCTACAAGAAGTGGTGCCCGCCTACGAACGTTTCATCAAGAACAATTCGCCGCTTTGA
- a CDS encoding ATP-binding protein DrrA1-3 family domain-containing protein has product MRQEIQIRIRTVPRLEPSHLPAYARLLSQADDCTRLDLSTEEDIPELLVMLAKQDVKVYEVQIERQSLEEIFLAV; this is encoded by the coding sequence ATGAGGCAGGAAATTCAAATCCGTATTCGGACTGTTCCGCGATTAGAGCCATCGCATCTGCCAGCATACGCTCGGCTTTTGTCGCAAGCTGATGATTGTACACGGCTTGATTTATCGACGGAAGAGGATATTCCAGAGTTACTCGTCATGCTTGCGAAACAAGACGTCAAAGTCTACGAGGTGCAGATTGAACGCCAATCGTTAGAAGAGATTTTCTTAGCGGTCTGA
- a CDS encoding Rrf2 family transcriptional regulator: MAISTRFSVGIHILSLIATDEKMTSDLIAYSVNTNPVVIRKIMSMLKKADLIEVRPGVAGARLARPLSSITLLDVYHAVAVVPDKELFGVHAAPNPDCPVGRNIQSTVTPIFELAQSALEKVLAHVTLDDIVNEIKQKEASSSKG, translated from the coding sequence TTGGCCATCAGTACACGTTTTTCCGTCGGCATCCACATTCTCTCGTTGATTGCAACCGACGAGAAAATGACATCCGACTTGATTGCCTACAGCGTCAATACGAATCCGGTTGTCATCCGTAAAATCATGAGCATGCTCAAAAAAGCCGATTTGATTGAAGTTCGTCCGGGTGTTGCCGGTGCGCGGCTCGCCCGTCCATTGTCTAGCATCACGCTGCTTGACGTTTATCACGCTGTCGCTGTCGTACCGGACAAGGAATTGTTCGGCGTCCATGCAGCACCGAATCCAGACTGCCCGGTCGGACGAAACATCCAATCGACGGTCACGCCAATCTTCGAGCTTGCACAATCCGCCCTTGAGAAAGTGCTGGCTCATGTCACGCTTGATGATATCGTCAATGAAATCAAACAAAAAGAAGCATCGTCCTCGAAAGGATGA
- a CDS encoding winged helix-turn-helix transcriptional regulator gives MAYNIPVEATLEVIGGKWKVVIMCHLIKGERRTSELRKLMPTITQKMLTQQLRELEEDGVIIRTVFEQVPPKVVYSLSEYGWSLKQILDAMCAWGEGRINLTGGEVVSS, from the coding sequence ATGGCATACAATATCCCGGTCGAAGCAACACTAGAAGTCATCGGTGGAAAGTGGAAGGTCGTCATCATGTGTCATTTGATCAAAGGTGAGCGTCGGACGAGTGAGCTCCGTAAGCTGATGCCGACGATCACGCAAAAGATGCTGACGCAACAATTACGGGAGTTAGAAGAAGACGGTGTCATCATCCGGACGGTCTTTGAACAAGTCCCACCGAAAGTCGTCTACTCGTTATCCGAGTACGGCTGGTCGCTGAAGCAGATTCTTGACGCGATGTGTGCATGGGGTGAAGGACGTATCAATTTGACAGGCGGAGAGGTTGTTTCGTCTTAA